One genomic region from Arthrobacter sp. FB24 encodes:
- a CDS encoding LytR C-terminal domain-containing protein: MARKPKDITVLHGHRVVSGSELRATFVEPDDTAEDPVRLRRRILHGVVLVLLVGLIISAIIVALAIMNGQIQIPTAERSRSAASACPTATFDYTPNEKVSLNVYNATNRPGLARSVADEFLARKFAVAAVDNTQSGYRGVAAVVSGAAGQSAAFSVQRNLPKSDYFQDGRSDGSVDVILTSEFKELVAPGLVDQTPGPLSCPRESRRIVDGAKWPVIPKAG; the protein is encoded by the coding sequence ATGGCTAGGAAACCCAAGGACATCACGGTCCTGCACGGGCACCGCGTCGTCTCGGGATCGGAGCTCAGGGCCACGTTCGTTGAGCCGGATGACACCGCCGAAGACCCCGTCCGGCTGCGCCGGCGAATCCTGCACGGCGTGGTGCTGGTTCTGCTGGTGGGGCTGATCATCTCCGCGATCATCGTTGCGTTGGCCATCATGAACGGACAGATTCAGATCCCGACGGCGGAGCGGAGCCGGTCTGCCGCTTCAGCGTGTCCCACAGCCACATTTGACTACACCCCGAACGAGAAGGTCAGCCTCAACGTCTACAACGCCACCAACCGGCCGGGCCTGGCGCGTTCCGTGGCCGACGAGTTCCTGGCCAGGAAATTCGCGGTGGCCGCAGTGGACAACACCCAGTCCGGTTACAGGGGTGTGGCCGCGGTGGTGTCCGGGGCTGCCGGCCAGTCGGCCGCTTTCAGTGTCCAGCGGAACCTTCCCAAGTCGGACTACTTCCAGGACGGCCGTTCCGACGGCAGCGTGGATGTCATCCTGACCAGTGAATTCAAGGAATTAGTCGCGCCGGGCCTCGTGGACCAGACACCGGGTCCGCTCAGCTGCCCTCGCGAGAGCCGCCGGATAGTGGACGGCGCCAAGTGGCCGGTGATCCCCAAAGCCGGCTGA
- a CDS encoding DsbA family oxidoreductase, whose translation MKIEIWSDVACPWCYIGKRRFEAALAEFPHRDSVEVQWRSYQLDPGLPEHYDGTELDYLSTRKGMAPAQVSQMFQHVAEQARGEGLNYRFDTVVVANSFTAHRLIHLAAAHGKQDAAKERLLSDHFEHGKDIGSREYLTSLGRDLGIDAGELDELFTTDKYAEDVRFDFEEGRALGISGVPFFVIDRKFGLSGAQPSAMFSQALNQAWQEKQPLVMAGTGAPGSEGSKRNDGGAEVCGPDGCAV comes from the coding sequence ATGAAGATTGAGATCTGGTCCGACGTCGCCTGCCCCTGGTGCTACATCGGCAAGCGCCGTTTCGAAGCGGCCCTGGCCGAATTCCCGCACCGCGATTCCGTGGAGGTGCAGTGGCGCAGCTACCAGCTCGATCCCGGCCTGCCCGAGCACTATGACGGCACCGAACTGGACTACCTGAGCACCCGCAAGGGCATGGCCCCGGCGCAGGTCTCACAAATGTTCCAACACGTGGCGGAGCAGGCCAGGGGCGAGGGCCTCAATTACCGGTTTGACACCGTGGTGGTCGCCAACAGCTTCACCGCACACCGGCTCATCCACCTGGCCGCCGCGCATGGCAAGCAGGACGCCGCCAAGGAGCGCCTGCTGAGCGACCACTTTGAACACGGGAAGGACATCGGCAGCCGCGAGTACCTCACCTCCCTGGGACGGGACCTGGGGATTGACGCCGGGGAGCTGGATGAGCTGTTCACCACGGACAAGTACGCCGAGGACGTCCGGTTCGACTTCGAGGAGGGACGTGCCCTGGGCATCAGCGGTGTGCCGTTCTTCGTGATCGACCGGAAGTTCGGGCTCTCCGGCGCCCAGCCGTCGGCGATGTTCAGCCAGGCACTCAACCAGGCGTGGCAGGAGAAACAGCCCCTCGTCATGGCCGGCACCGGCGCCCCGGGCAGCGAAGGAAGCAAACGTAACGACGGCGGCGCCGAAGTGTGCGGCCCGGACGGCTGCGCCGTCTGA
- a CDS encoding TolB family protein, with translation MLRTLEPGQRCEVWIASVTGESEMVFSTDEVLLEAPNWTLDGRSLVLNGDGKLWTLDVSGGRLTEVPLTGVPDLNNDHVLAPGGTGIFLSANDGHIYRAPLDGGEGQRITDDDGSFHFLHGVSPDGGELAYVGIQAGDFTRPGRLMTIPSDGGTTAAVDVGPGHCDGPEYSPDGQWLYFNTESFSSLPGHAQLARVQVDGSGFERLLESVTVDWFPHLSPDGELACYIRFLTGTEGHPADLPVDVVLVSTGDWTAPLHTWPLFGGQGTLNVNSWSPDSARFAYVAYPLGNTDTPKDQVRD, from the coding sequence ATGCTGCGAACCCTTGAGCCCGGTCAGCGCTGCGAGGTCTGGATTGCGTCCGTCACTGGCGAATCCGAAATGGTTTTCAGCACCGACGAAGTTCTCCTGGAAGCGCCCAACTGGACCCTCGACGGCCGTTCACTGGTCCTCAACGGGGACGGAAAACTGTGGACGCTGGATGTTTCCGGGGGACGGCTCACGGAAGTCCCGCTGACGGGCGTCCCGGACCTCAACAACGACCACGTCCTGGCACCCGGCGGCACCGGCATCTTCCTCTCGGCCAACGACGGGCACATCTACCGTGCCCCGCTTGACGGCGGCGAGGGGCAGCGTATCACCGACGACGACGGCTCCTTCCACTTCCTGCACGGCGTGAGTCCGGACGGCGGTGAGCTCGCCTACGTGGGGATCCAGGCCGGGGACTTCACCCGGCCCGGCAGGCTCATGACAATACCGTCCGATGGCGGCACAACCGCCGCGGTTGATGTCGGCCCCGGCCACTGCGACGGGCCGGAATATTCGCCGGACGGACAGTGGCTCTACTTCAACACGGAGTCCTTCAGCTCCCTCCCCGGCCATGCCCAGCTTGCCCGCGTGCAGGTTGACGGCAGCGGTTTCGAACGCCTCCTTGAAAGCGTCACCGTCGACTGGTTCCCCCATCTCTCCCCTGACGGAGAGCTGGCCTGTTACATCCGCTTCCTCACCGGCACGGAGGGCCACCCAGCGGATCTGCCGGTCGACGTCGTGCTTGTCTCCACCGGCGACTGGACCGCACCGCTGCACACGTGGCCGCTGTTCGGCGGGCAGGGAACCCTCAACGTCAACAGCTGGTCGCCCGATTCCGCACGCTTCGCGTACGTCGCCTATCCGCTCGGCAACACTGACACACCAAAGGACCAAGTACGTGACTAA
- a CDS encoding sugar phosphate isomerase/epimerase family protein → MPRPYTLFTGQWADLPFEEVARLASGWGYDGLEIAVSGDHLDAWRWDEPGYVQSKLAVLEKYNLKVWAISNHLKGQAVCDDPIDFRHEAIVGSKVWGDGDPEGVRTRAAEEMKHTARLAKALGVDTVVGFTGSSIWQYVAMFPPVPEKVIEAGYQDFADRWNPILDVFDECGVRFAHEVHPSEIAYDYWTTVRTLEAIGHREAFGLNWDPSHFMWQGIDPVSFIWDFKDRIYHVDCKDTKLRPTGRNTVLGSHLPWGDPRRGWDFVSAGRGDVPWESSFRALTAIGYDGPISVEWEDAGMDRLHGAPEALAALKKFDFPASQTSFDAAFSSKD, encoded by the coding sequence ATGCCCCGCCCGTACACCCTGTTCACCGGCCAGTGGGCCGACCTCCCCTTCGAGGAAGTCGCCCGCCTGGCCTCCGGCTGGGGCTACGACGGCCTCGAAATCGCCGTGTCCGGGGACCACCTGGACGCCTGGCGCTGGGACGAACCCGGCTACGTCCAGTCCAAGCTCGCCGTCCTGGAAAAGTACAACCTGAAGGTCTGGGCCATCTCCAACCACCTCAAGGGCCAGGCCGTCTGCGATGACCCCATCGACTTCCGCCACGAAGCGATCGTCGGATCCAAGGTCTGGGGCGACGGCGACCCCGAAGGCGTACGCACCCGCGCCGCCGAAGAAATGAAACACACCGCCCGGCTCGCCAAAGCCCTCGGCGTGGACACCGTCGTCGGCTTCACCGGCTCCTCCATCTGGCAATACGTCGCCATGTTCCCGCCCGTCCCGGAAAAGGTCATCGAGGCCGGGTACCAGGACTTCGCGGACCGCTGGAACCCCATCCTGGACGTCTTCGACGAATGCGGCGTCCGCTTCGCCCACGAAGTCCACCCCTCCGAAATCGCCTACGACTACTGGACCACCGTGCGCACCCTCGAAGCGATCGGCCACCGCGAAGCGTTCGGCCTGAACTGGGACCCGTCCCACTTCATGTGGCAGGGCATCGACCCCGTCTCCTTCATCTGGGACTTCAAGGACCGGATCTACCACGTGGACTGCAAGGACACCAAGCTCCGCCCCACCGGCCGGAACACCGTCCTCGGCTCCCACCTGCCCTGGGGCGACCCCCGCCGCGGCTGGGACTTCGTCTCCGCAGGCCGCGGAGACGTCCCCTGGGAATCATCCTTCCGCGCCCTCACCGCGATCGGCTATGACGGTCCCATCTCCGTCGAATGGGAAGACGCCGGCATGGACCGCCTCCACGGCGCCCCCGAAGCCCTCGCCGCCCTCAAAAAATTCGACTTCCCCGCCTCCCAGACGTCCTTCGACGCCGCCTTCAGCAGCAAGGACTAA
- a CDS encoding stealth family protein, with protein MVRHRGRYALINDTRTPYQAMVEDLLFIRNVLANAGLDYLLVRGNNHRPVIALDWENRKKLRAALVEACRDEPVYSMTVDAKKKSSVLVADGELSPNRQARIFRLYRPRVEPNGGFEFGSSAGVQIELWSFEGNQLILPIENSLTRRTMLTTDAVRGTVDRYGHTWPTIENMFADHASDISFDIDMVFSWVDGSSPEYIAARRARMTGVVVGEGDDHEARYRQIDELKYALRSVYMFAPWVRRIFIATDSPAPAWLADHPSVTIVRSEEFFADPSVLPTHNSQAVECQLHHIEGLSEHFLYSNDDMFFGRAVGPDMFFTPGGVTKFIEAETRIGLGDNDAERSGFENAARVNRKLLWDRFGRITTRHLEHTAAPLRRSVAATMEQEFPQEFAKTAASRFRAADNISVTNSFYHYYALLTGRAVTQTAAKVRYIDTTMRSGLNYLPKLLSKRNMDFFCLNDGSFPEVEAEERAQLVTDFLEKYYPIKAPWEK; from the coding sequence GTGGTCCGCCACCGAGGGCGCTATGCGCTGATCAATGACACCCGCACGCCCTACCAGGCCATGGTGGAGGACCTGCTGTTCATCCGCAACGTCCTCGCCAACGCGGGCCTGGACTACCTCCTGGTGCGCGGCAACAACCACCGGCCGGTCATTGCCCTGGACTGGGAGAACCGGAAGAAGCTCCGTGCCGCGCTGGTGGAAGCATGCCGTGACGAGCCCGTGTATTCCATGACCGTGGACGCCAAGAAGAAGTCCTCTGTCCTGGTGGCCGACGGTGAACTCTCGCCGAACCGCCAGGCCCGGATCTTCCGGCTCTACCGGCCGCGGGTTGAGCCCAACGGCGGTTTCGAATTCGGTTCCTCCGCCGGCGTGCAGATCGAGCTGTGGAGCTTCGAAGGCAACCAGCTGATCCTGCCGATTGAGAACTCCCTTACCCGTCGGACCATGCTCACCACCGACGCGGTGCGCGGCACCGTGGACCGTTACGGCCACACCTGGCCCACCATCGAGAACATGTTCGCGGACCACGCCAGCGACATCAGCTTTGACATCGACATGGTGTTTTCCTGGGTGGACGGCAGTTCCCCGGAGTACATCGCCGCGCGGCGTGCCCGGATGACCGGCGTCGTCGTAGGCGAAGGCGATGACCACGAGGCCCGCTACCGCCAGATCGACGAACTGAAGTACGCCCTGCGCTCGGTGTACATGTTCGCTCCCTGGGTGCGGCGGATCTTCATTGCCACAGACTCGCCGGCGCCCGCCTGGCTGGCCGATCACCCCTCGGTGACCATCGTGCGCAGTGAGGAATTCTTCGCGGATCCCTCCGTGCTGCCCACGCACAACTCCCAGGCCGTCGAGTGCCAGTTGCACCACATCGAAGGGCTCTCTGAGCACTTCCTGTATTCCAACGACGACATGTTCTTCGGCCGTGCGGTGGGACCGGACATGTTTTTCACACCCGGCGGGGTCACCAAGTTCATTGAGGCGGAAACCCGCATCGGGCTGGGCGACAACGACGCGGAACGCAGCGGTTTCGAGAACGCTGCGAGGGTGAACCGGAAACTCCTGTGGGACCGTTTCGGCCGGATCACCACCCGCCACCTGGAGCACACCGCCGCCCCGTTGCGGCGGAGCGTTGCAGCCACCATGGAGCAGGAATTCCCGCAGGAGTTTGCCAAGACCGCGGCCAGCCGTTTCCGGGCGGCGGACAACATCTCCGTGACAAATTCCTTTTACCACTACTACGCGCTGCTGACCGGGCGCGCGGTCACCCAGACGGCAGCAAAGGTAAGGTACATCGACACCACGATGCGGTCCGGCCTCAATTACCTGCCCAAGCTGCTGTCCAAGCGCAACATGGACTTCTTCTGCCTGAATGACGGCAGCTTCCCGGAAGTGGAAGCCGAGGAACGCGCCCAGCTGGTCACTGACTTCCTGGAGAAGTACTACCCGATCAAGGCACCCTGGGAAAAGTAG
- a CDS encoding phosphodiesterase produces MELIEAEHPRPRHFLLHLSDPHLLGGPDHLYGAVDSEARLKQLFEEVKASGARPEAVIFTGDLADRGETEAYAKLRAIVEPACKSMNAQVIWAMGNHDDRHNFRSGLLDQPGNDSPVDQSYFINGLRVITLDTSVPGFHHGELSESQLEWLAAELATPAPDGTILALHHPPVPSILDLAVLVELRGQPALAAVLRNSDVRTILAGHLHYSTTASFAGIPVSVASATCYTQDLNVPVGGTRPIDGGQAFNLVHVYEHTIVHSVVPIGSAAAVGEVVSAAETQRRLAAAGIRIPRQAKTQGHPPTQSIPLISASR; encoded by the coding sequence ATGGAGCTCATCGAGGCCGAACATCCGCGGCCACGTCATTTTCTACTCCACCTGAGCGACCCCCACCTGTTGGGAGGTCCGGATCATCTCTATGGCGCGGTGGACAGCGAAGCCCGCCTGAAACAATTGTTTGAGGAAGTCAAGGCCTCAGGGGCCCGTCCGGAAGCCGTGATTTTCACCGGCGACCTGGCCGACCGCGGCGAAACGGAGGCCTACGCAAAGCTCCGGGCCATCGTCGAACCCGCCTGCAAATCGATGAACGCGCAGGTCATCTGGGCCATGGGAAACCATGACGACCGTCACAACTTCCGTTCCGGCCTGCTCGACCAGCCCGGAAACGACTCGCCGGTGGACCAAAGCTATTTCATCAACGGCCTAAGGGTGATCACCCTGGATACTTCGGTGCCGGGTTTCCATCATGGTGAACTGAGCGAGTCACAGCTTGAATGGCTCGCCGCCGAACTCGCCACACCTGCACCGGACGGCACCATCCTGGCGCTGCACCATCCGCCGGTACCTTCCATCCTGGACCTGGCGGTCCTCGTGGAGTTGCGCGGCCAGCCGGCGCTGGCTGCGGTGCTCCGTAACTCGGACGTCCGCACCATCCTTGCCGGGCACCTGCATTACTCCACCACCGCCAGCTTCGCCGGCATCCCGGTATCGGTGGCCTCCGCCACCTGTTACACCCAGGACCTGAACGTACCGGTCGGCGGTACCCGCCCCATCGACGGCGGCCAGGCATTCAACCTCGTGCACGTTTATGAACACACAATCGTGCATTCCGTGGTGCCTATCGGCAGCGCAGCCGCGGTGGGCGAGGTCGTGAGCGCGGCCGAAACACAGCGGCGATTGGCGGCCGCAGGCATCCGTATTCCGCGCCAGGCAAAGACGCAGGGACACCCGCCCACCCAGAGCATTCCGCTGATAAGCGCCTCCCGATGA
- a CDS encoding TetR/AcrR family transcriptional regulator, producing the protein MPRISAATNAAQRAETQRRILTGFGELLFTHGLPGLTMTDVARHAGIGRTAVYNYYADIEELLIAYALDETERFLDGLRESLQSLENPVERLALYIRAQVEDLSRRHLPPGPAMAAVLSPSSFSKLADHVGELSLLLQDILRDAMGEGYLPPADIAQLAQLIHGTLSSSAARGDGTPEAVLRTVRFIQLGAGARFDDAGRPVRLSQP; encoded by the coding sequence ATGCCTAGGATTTCGGCCGCCACGAATGCTGCCCAACGAGCCGAGACCCAACGCCGCATCCTGACCGGCTTCGGCGAACTCCTCTTCACCCACGGCCTGCCCGGGCTGACCATGACGGATGTCGCCCGTCATGCCGGCATCGGACGCACCGCCGTGTACAACTACTACGCGGACATTGAGGAGCTGCTCATCGCCTACGCACTGGATGAAACCGAGCGCTTCCTCGATGGCCTCCGGGAGTCCCTCCAGTCATTGGAGAACCCGGTGGAACGCCTGGCGCTCTACATCCGCGCGCAGGTGGAGGACCTCAGCCGCCGCCACCTGCCGCCGGGCCCGGCCATGGCCGCAGTCCTCTCGCCGTCGTCCTTTTCCAAGCTCGCAGACCATGTGGGCGAACTGAGCCTCCTCCTGCAGGACATCCTGCGCGATGCGATGGGAGAGGGCTACCTTCCCCCGGCTGACATCGCACAATTGGCCCAGCTCATCCACGGAACACTGTCCTCCAGTGCCGCCCGCGGCGACGGCACGCCCGAAGCGGTACTCCGCACCGTCCGGTTCATCCAGCTCGGCGCGGGGGCCCGGTTCGACGACGCCGGCCGACCCGTCAGGCTCAGCCAGCCGTAG
- a CDS encoding Gfo/Idh/MocA family protein → MTNQPAGTSDGHLRWGILGTGFIAGLQTQDLLDNGFTVLAVGSRALDSSRAFAEQYGVAGARGSYEDLVADPLVDVVYIATPHPFHHANALLALNAGKHVLVEKPFTMNAREAQDIAELAESKGLVALEAMWTRFLPHMIRLRAIIQEGTIGEVRKVVASHNQSLPQDPAHRLNDPALGGGALLDLGIYPVSFAFDILGTPETIRASASMTATGVDRQTAAIFDHAGGQQAIVDCELDAASANRAMVIGTEGWIDVESTWYNPVPFTVHAADGSVIERFEQPVSSRGMQYQAAELERLVRAGDTAGTILPPSETVAVMTAMDEIRRQIGLSYAADATPDAQR, encoded by the coding sequence GTGACTAATCAACCCGCCGGCACTTCCGACGGACATCTCCGCTGGGGAATCCTCGGCACCGGATTCATCGCTGGCCTGCAAACTCAGGACCTGCTGGACAACGGCTTCACCGTCCTGGCCGTCGGCTCCCGGGCCCTGGATTCGAGCAGGGCGTTTGCTGAGCAGTACGGCGTGGCGGGCGCACGCGGCAGCTATGAGGACTTGGTGGCAGACCCGCTGGTTGACGTGGTCTACATCGCCACGCCGCACCCTTTCCACCACGCGAACGCACTACTCGCGTTGAATGCCGGCAAGCACGTGCTGGTGGAGAAGCCGTTCACCATGAACGCCCGCGAAGCACAGGACATTGCTGAGCTCGCGGAATCCAAGGGGCTCGTGGCGCTGGAAGCCATGTGGACGCGGTTCCTGCCGCACATGATCCGCCTCCGCGCCATCATCCAGGAAGGCACCATCGGCGAGGTCCGGAAAGTGGTCGCCAGCCACAACCAGAGCCTGCCCCAGGACCCTGCCCACCGGCTGAACGATCCTGCACTGGGCGGCGGAGCGCTGCTGGACCTTGGCATCTACCCGGTCTCCTTTGCGTTCGACATCCTGGGCACGCCAGAGACTATTCGCGCCAGTGCCTCCATGACCGCGACGGGGGTGGACCGGCAGACGGCAGCCATCTTTGACCATGCCGGCGGCCAGCAGGCCATTGTGGACTGCGAACTGGACGCCGCCAGCGCCAACCGGGCCATGGTCATCGGGACCGAAGGGTGGATCGACGTCGAATCGACCTGGTACAACCCCGTGCCGTTCACCGTGCATGCCGCGGATGGCAGCGTCATTGAACGCTTTGAGCAGCCCGTCAGCAGCCGCGGTATGCAGTACCAGGCTGCAGAACTGGAACGCCTCGTCCGCGCGGGCGATACCGCCGGCACCATCCTCCCTCCAAGCGAAACCGTTGCCGTCATGACAGCGATGGACGAGATACGCCGCCAGATCGGACTCAGCTACGCGGCCGACGCCACACCGGACGCGCAGCGATGA
- a CDS encoding type II toxin-antitoxin system VapB family antitoxin produces the protein MIFKAVGEGRPYPDHGFNTPKEWAALPPRPVRLDELVTTKRTLDLEALLAEDSTFFGDLFPHVVQYRGTLYLEDGLHRAVRTALHQRTAIHARVLVIDG, from the coding sequence GTGATATTCAAAGCTGTGGGCGAGGGACGCCCTTACCCCGACCATGGTTTCAACACCCCGAAGGAATGGGCTGCCCTTCCTCCGCGGCCGGTCCGGCTCGACGAGCTTGTGACCACCAAGCGCACCCTCGACCTCGAGGCCCTGCTGGCGGAGGACTCCACGTTCTTCGGCGACCTCTTTCCCCACGTGGTGCAGTACCGCGGAACCCTGTACCTCGAGGACGGGCTGCACCGCGCCGTCCGGACCGCACTGCACCAGCGCACCGCCATCCACGCCCGTGTGCTGGTGATAGATGGCTAG
- a CDS encoding GNAT family N-acetyltransferase, with translation MTHTIRQATADDAGRLAELAAVTFPLACPPESSADDIAAHLANTLSVTKFHGYLADPDITVLVIDSDGDLRGYSMLVDRPAGDRDVAAALTILPSAELSKCYVHPDHHGLGAAAELMHASLDAAAASGARGMWLGVNSQNAKAIRFYEKSGFRKVGTKSFNLGTTVEHDFVMERAVPRPG, from the coding sequence ATGACGCACACCATCCGCCAAGCAACAGCGGACGACGCCGGCCGGCTGGCAGAGCTCGCCGCCGTCACCTTCCCGCTGGCCTGCCCGCCGGAATCCTCCGCGGACGATATCGCCGCGCACTTGGCGAACACCCTGAGCGTGACAAAGTTCCACGGCTACCTGGCGGACCCGGACATCACGGTCCTGGTGATCGATTCCGACGGCGACCTCCGCGGCTACAGCATGCTCGTGGACCGTCCGGCCGGCGACCGGGACGTTGCGGCCGCACTGACCATCCTGCCGTCGGCCGAGCTCAGCAAATGCTACGTCCACCCGGACCACCATGGGCTGGGTGCCGCGGCCGAGCTGATGCACGCCAGCCTGGACGCGGCTGCAGCTTCCGGTGCCCGCGGGATGTGGCTGGGCGTCAACAGCCAGAACGCCAAGGCCATCCGCTTCTACGAGAAGTCAGGGTTCCGGAAAGTCGGCACCAAGTCGTTCAACCTGGGAACCACGGTGGAACACGACTTCGTCATGGAGCGGGCAGTCCCCCGCCCCGGCTGA